From Chloroflexota bacterium, one genomic window encodes:
- the accC gene encoding acetyl-CoA carboxylase biotin carboxylase subunit, whose protein sequence is MFRKVLVANRGEIAVRILRACAELGISTVAVYSDVDRNSLHVRYADESYPIGPALAKDSYLRADKIIEVARRCQAEAIHPGYGFLAEDATFAQSCLDAGIIFIGPPPQTILAMGDKITARRTMQAVGIQVVPGSYAELRDADEAAAEAERLGLPIVIKSAAGGGGRGMRIVRHLEDLPAAFDSAYRESIAAFGRAGLYLEKHLDGVRHIEFQLLADRYGNIVHLGERECSIQRRHQKLIEEAPSAVVDEELRQRMGEMAVGAAKAAHYESVGTVEFLLDKDKNFYFLEMNTRLQVEHPVTELATGVDIVLEQLRMAAGRKLRYAQEDIKIKGWAIECRIAAEDPYNNFLPSIGRVTAVYEPSGSGVRLDSGIYDGFEVSLYYDPLIAKLAVWGETRGQAILRMRRALREYKIIGIQTNIPFHLSVMDTASFIGGRYDTSYLDSRPPTADEAERDQQRHIAAVAAAVIAHQNRQKAFVRHHAERLGFIGWKSAARREGLRPK, encoded by the coding sequence TCTACCGTAGCGGTCTACTCAGATGTAGACCGCAACTCGCTCCACGTACGCTATGCCGACGAGTCCTACCCAATTGGTCCAGCGCTGGCGAAGGACAGCTATTTGCGCGCGGATAAGATTATCGAAGTGGCCAGGCGATGCCAGGCGGAGGCCATCCATCCCGGTTACGGCTTTCTAGCCGAAGATGCCACCTTTGCCCAGTCCTGTCTTGACGCAGGGATCATCTTTATCGGCCCACCACCACAAACGATCTTGGCTATGGGCGACAAGATCACAGCCCGCCGGACTATGCAGGCAGTGGGCATCCAGGTTGTTCCCGGTAGCTATGCGGAGCTACGTGATGCAGACGAAGCTGCGGCTGAAGCAGAACGTCTCGGCTTGCCGATAGTGATCAAGTCTGCCGCCGGTGGTGGAGGAAGAGGGATGCGCATCGTGCGGCATCTAGAGGACCTACCTGCGGCCTTCGACTCTGCCTACCGGGAGTCCATCGCTGCTTTTGGGCGAGCCGGTCTCTACCTGGAAAAGCATCTTGATGGCGTCCGTCATATCGAATTTCAGTTACTGGCTGATCGCTATGGCAATATCGTCCATCTGGGTGAACGCGAGTGCTCCATACAGCGTCGACATCAAAAGCTGATCGAGGAGGCGCCCTCAGCTGTGGTTGACGAGGAGCTACGCCAGAGGATGGGAGAGATGGCAGTGGGGGCAGCCAAGGCGGCCCACTATGAGAGCGTCGGCACGGTTGAGTTTCTGCTGGATAAGGATAAGAACTTCTACTTCCTGGAGATGAATACACGCCTCCAGGTCGAACATCCGGTCACAGAATTGGCAACCGGGGTCGATATCGTCCTGGAACAGTTGCGTATGGCCGCAGGACGCAAGCTACGTTACGCCCAGGAGGATATCAAGATCAAGGGCTGGGCCATCGAGTGTCGCATCGCCGCCGAGGACCCCTATAACAATTTCCTACCCTCCATAGGACGGGTGACGGCTGTTTACGAACCGAGTGGATCTGGTGTGCGTCTGGACAGTGGTATTTACGATGGCTTTGAGGTATCGCTATACTACGATCCTTTGATCGCCAAGCTAGCTGTCTGGGGGGAGACGCGTGGACAGGCTATCCTGAGGATGAGAAGGGCCTTGCGTGAATACAAGATCATCGGCATCCAGACCAATATTCCCTTTCATCTAAGCGTGATGGATACGGCCAGTTTCATCGGTGGTCGGTATGATACCAGCTATTTAGATAGCCGTCCCCCCACTGCGGATGAAGCGGAGAGAGACCAACAACGCCATATTGCCGCGGTGGCCGCCGCGGTTATAGCCCACCAGAACAGACAGAAGGCTTTTGTCAGGCACCATGCGGAGAGGTTAGGGTTCATAGGCTGGAAATCGGCAGCCAGACGGGAAGGGCTGAGGCCAAAGTGA